In Macadamia integrifolia cultivar HAES 741 chromosome 1, SCU_Mint_v3, whole genome shotgun sequence, a single window of DNA contains:
- the LOC122080113 gene encoding uncharacterized protein LOC122080113 encodes MEPSGQEVGSSAESPRAEAIGAHSSILKGDRTYNVDNSAVDTLVDSNGEDLACAADIATPVIRNPENGVVSSTSYIHPFILKRMMQMQSPINKGISPTDASDPVNVCCNHLHQPLACIDQNHAFDGLKLEQLTKASTMGILEYSPEDEVEGELVYFQNKLVDLAISSKRYCDDLISRAMKSLPEEMDAVRNQKWDAVLVNQYLCELREEKKRGRKEKRHREAQAVLAAAAASSRVSLFRKDGHDEAGQHENPLKVNTVSVRAGPHSQLMPRAKETLSRLAVSRASLEKQSNIFQLTSDFSKDNPRSCDVCRRSETMLNPVLVCSYCKVPVHLGCYRNVKDPVGPWYCEVCEEILASRSPGAAPPNSWEKISFIVQCGLCDGSAGAFRKSTDGQWVHAFCAEWILESIFRKGQVNAVEGMEAILKERDACIICRRRVGVCIKCNYGNCQSTFHPFCARNAGLYLHVKISGGRVQHKGYCDRHSLEQREKAETQQHGVEELKSIKQIRVELEKLRLLCERIIRREKLKRELVLCSHDILASKRDAVAFSVLVNSPFFPPDVSSESATTSLKGHDENKSFSDAFQRSDDISVDSTVSERTPFSGKQLPHRPVSIASRNLTDERKSKLRKHTETFQKELVMTSDQASVQNQRLPKGFAYVPIGCLSKEKHCNEQKSHSPA; translated from the exons ACCTTGCTTGTGCAGCTGATATTGCAACCCCAGTTATTCGTAATCCCGA GAATGGAGTAGTATCTTCGACTTCTTATATTCACCCATTTATCCTCAAGAGGATGATGCAGATGCAGA GTCCAATTAATAAAGGCATCTCTCCCACCGATGCATCTGACCCTGTCAACGTTTGTTGTAATCACCTACATCAACCTTTGGCTTGCATTGACCAGAATCATGCCTTCGATGGTTTAAAATTGGAACAGTTGACTAAGGCCAGTACGATGGGTATCTTGGAGTATTCTCCAGAAGATGAAGTGGAAGGAGAACTTGTTTACTTTCAGAATAAGTTGGTTGACCTAGCAATTTCTAGCAAGCGCTATTGCG ATGATTTGATTTCTAGGGCTATGAAAAGTCTTCCAGAGGAGATGGATGCTGTAAGGAACCAAAAATGGGATGCTGTGCTTGTCAATCAGTATCTTTGTGAGCttagagaggaaaagaaacgGGGAAGGAAAGAGAAGCGACACAGAGAAGCCCAGGCTGTGCTTGCTGCTGCGGCAGCTTCTTCGAGGGTTTCATTGTTTAGGAAAGATGGGCATGATGAAGCTGGTCAACATGAG AATCCTTTGAAGGTGAATACGGTCAGTGTGAGGGCTGGCCCACATTCTCAGTTGATGCCACGGGCAAAGGAAACACTCTCAAGGTTGGCTGTATCAAGGGCTTCATTGGAAAAACAGTCCAATATCTTCCAGTTGACCTCAGATTTCTCAAAAGACAATCCAAGATCATGTGATGTTTGTAGGCGATCAGAAACAATGTTGAACCCAGTCCTAGTTTGTAGCTACTGCAAG GTTCCGGTTCATTTGGGCTGTTATCGTAATGTGAAAGATCCTGTTGGTCCATGGTACTGTGAAGTGTGTGAAGAGATATTAGCATCTAGAAGCCCAGGAGCTGCCCCTCCAAATTCTTGGGAGAAGATTTCTTTTATTGTACAGTGTGGTTTATGTGATGGCTCCGCTGGTGCTTTTAGAAAGTCAACTGATGGCCAGTGGGTACATGCTTTTTGTGCTGAG TGGATATTGGAATCAATATTCAGAAAGGGACAAGTCAATGCTGTTGAAGGAATG GAGGCCATTTTGAAGGAAAGGGATGCTTGCATTATTTGTCGCCGAAGAGTTGGTGTCTGCATAAAG TGTAACTATGGGAATTGCCAAAGCACATTTCATCCATTTTGTGCAAGAAATGCCGGCCTCTACTTGCATGTGAAGATTAGCGGAGGCAGGGTTCAGCACAAGGGTTACTGCGATAGGCATAGTTTGGAGCAGAGAGAGAAG GCTGAGACTCAGCAGCATGGGGTGGAGGAATTAAAAAGCATCAAGCAAATCAGG GTTGAGCTTGAGAAGTTGCGGCTTCTTTGCGAGAGAATTATTAGACGAGAAAAGTTGAAG CGAGAGTTGGTTCTTTGCTCACATGACATCCTTGCATCAAAAAGAGATGCTGTTGCTTTCTCTGTACTTGTGAATAGTCCCTTCTTCCCACCTGATGTTAGTTCTGAATCAGCTACTACTTCTCTCAAAGGGCATGATGAAAATAAATCCTTCAGTGACGCATTCCAAAGATCCGATGACATCTCTGTGGACAGCACAGTTTCTG AAAGGACACCATTTTCGGGGAAGCAGCTCCCCCACAGACCTGTATCGATTGCCTCACGGAATCTGACAGATGAGAGGAAATCCAAGTTGAGGAAG CATACTGAGACCTTTCAGAAAGAGCTGGTAATGACATCAGATCAAGCATCTGTGCAGAATCAGCGGTTACCTAAAGGATTCGCTTATGTTCCTATTGGCTGCCTTTCAAAGGAAAAGCACTGCAATGAGCAGAAATCTCACTCACCGGCCTAA